From the Eleutherodactylus coqui strain aEleCoq1 chromosome 7, aEleCoq1.hap1, whole genome shotgun sequence genome, one window contains:
- the LOC136573067 gene encoding actin-like protein 7A: protein MEGCSMDHVRTSKAILKRGLWATATVLPGPAKRALLVSNNANTEVQSTVRAKVVKDTRPVIIDIGTSSCKIGYAGDAKPSFIVSSRVGKLGDNLKEHFIGKESDIYSNISQKFADPIRHGIIVDWDCIEATLEYLFVEEMKIRPIDHPVLLSDPPLSPITNREKYTEMMFETFNIPAFHIAHQSRLSMYSYGRTSSLVVECGHGVSYVVPIIDGHVLPSLIRRADYAGADVTKYLMQLLNGSGQTFNEEHLDILEDIKNKYCYMALDFNNEIASPSTKYLMEYKLPDEQKITIGKQRFICPEMLLQPSLIGSPQPGLQDMTMTCINRCDASFTESMHNNILLCGGMTMLKGFPERFRKELNKLPSHQTPCVVAWPGRQFSAWKGGSVLASLNYFQQICLYRREYEEYGPSIVYRQCF, encoded by the coding sequence ATGGAGGGCTGTAGCATGGACCACGTCAGGACTTCTAAAGCAATCCTTAAGAGGGGGCTGTGGGCTACAGCTACTGTTCTGCCCGGACCTGCTAAGAGAGCTCTGCTAGTTAGCAATAATGCAAACACAGAAGTACAAAGCACGGTAAGGGCAAAGGTCGTAAAAGATACAAGGCCAGTGATAATTGACATAGGAACAAGTTCTTGTAAAATTGGATATGCAGGGGATGCAAAGCCTTCGTTTATTGTATCATCTCGAGTGGGAAAGCTGGGAGATAACCTCAAGGAACACTTCATTGGGAAAGAAAGCGATATTTATTCCAACATCTCCCAAAAGTTTGCAGATCCCATAAGACACGGTATAATTGTGGACTGGGATTGCATTGAAGCTACATTGGAATACCTTTTTGTTGAAGAGATGAAGATCCGACCGATTGACCACCCCGTTCTGTTATCTGATCCTCCACTGAGCCCAATCACCAACCGAGAGAAATACACAGAGATGATGTTTGAGACCTTCAACATCCCAGCTTTCCATATAGCTCATCAGTCAAGACTATCTATGTACTCCTATGGAAGGACGTCCAGCCTCGTCGTAGAATGTGGCCATGGTGTGTCGTATGTAGTCCCCATCATTGACGGACATGTTCTGCCAAGTTTAATACGCAGAGCAGATTATGCAGGAGCGGATGTTACAAAATACTTAATGCAGCTTTTAAATGGAAGTGGCCAGACATTTAATGAAGAGCACCTGGACATACTAGAAGACATAAAAAACAAATATTGCTACATGGCCTTAGACTTTAATAATGAGATAGCTTCACCATCAACTAAGTACTTAATGGAGTATAAGCTACCGGATGAACAGAAAATCACTATAGGAAAGCAAAGGTTCATATGTCCCGAAATGCTTCTCCAGCCATCACTAATAGGTTCACCTCAACCCGGTCTTCAAGACATGACCATGACTTGTATTAATAGGTGTGATGCTAGTTTTACGGAGAGCATGCACAACAACATTTTGCTATGTGGAGGTATGACTATGCTCAAAGGATTCCCTGAGCGCTTTAGGAAGGAACTGAACAAGCTTCCATCTCATCAGACACCTTGTGTTGTAGCTTGGCCCGGACGACAATTTTCAGCCTGGAAGGGTGGCTCTGTCTTGGCATCCCTAAATTACTTCCAACAGATCTGCTTGTACAGAAGGGAATATGAAGAGTATGGTCCTTCCATCGTCTACAGGCAATGCTTCTGA